One region of Epilithonimonas zeae genomic DNA includes:
- a CDS encoding RagB/SusD family nutrient uptake outer membrane protein: MKNIFNQHRFIKKMVVMSSVVITVLATNSCSDDFLDQPSYNNTDSNKVFENLQSAEMFVLGCYRGLVPAEMFYQLGAGDTVNHSLEALNNSKYNIGNYNYDAYTPFTVTGIYSAMYAVIERTNIAVYQLGKMAASEKRDALIGEAKSIRAFCYYNLIRIYGDVPSVFEPLETLDPNDENTFYPKRASRDQIYDRIVGDLQEAAVNVPTLAASGYGTTERLSKEGVNALLAKIALYAAGYSLRWELNTSNPGVVSRRSDNARVRELYQIADNACAAIITGGTKSLVQSQSGKSGFEALWFNFDRRNFGAVNSEMLWHIASLGQNTNSAFQVYAHPGYRGGVFGSRSSQQMILPSYYLSFNQNDTRRDVTCTSYSVYFLESGGTGDTFVDVGTTYSAIMPGKFRLSWSVEPQAAADRNLNIPLLRYADVLLMYAETQNYLNNGPTAAANAALTAVRTRAGIGSLPLPSGQADFLKAIVQERKWEFAGEFMLRTDLIRTNSLTTEIEATRQDMKDLTRRIGKYANVATYRLYKFHKNSQVYGDPFLALPYIDITDPTEIATIKNVPTSSANYAAYQTALRAIVAAHGQPTSTEDKWYPTQMFEAYTSTFNGNARKAVGFGAGFNVLGMGNNMYSKAFGYAENGNAYPGWVESANDGLFFGFQTNKTELLPFAAASAGHPMIDNPNLTQLPGY; encoded by the coding sequence ATGAAAAATATATTTAATCAACATAGATTTATAAAAAAAATGGTGGTAATGTCTTCAGTTGTTATAACTGTTCTTGCTACCAATTCCTGCAGCGATGATTTCCTGGATCAGCCTTCTTACAACAATACAGATTCTAATAAGGTTTTTGAAAATTTACAGAGTGCGGAAATGTTTGTTTTGGGATGTTACAGAGGTCTTGTTCCTGCAGAGATGTTCTATCAGCTTGGTGCAGGCGATACGGTAAACCATTCGCTGGAGGCACTTAATAATTCAAAATATAATATCGGAAACTATAATTATGATGCCTATACACCTTTTACCGTAACAGGAATTTACTCTGCTATGTATGCTGTTATAGAGCGTACTAATATTGCAGTTTATCAACTGGGAAAAATGGCAGCAAGTGAGAAGAGGGATGCCTTGATAGGAGAGGCTAAGTCGATTCGGGCATTTTGTTATTATAATCTTATCAGGATTTATGGCGATGTACCTTCGGTATTCGAGCCATTGGAAACATTAGACCCAAATGATGAAAATACGTTCTATCCAAAACGTGCATCACGTGACCAAATTTATGATAGGATTGTAGGTGATTTGCAGGAAGCTGCAGTCAATGTACCTACCTTAGCAGCAAGCGGATATGGAACTACTGAACGTTTGTCAAAAGAAGGTGTCAATGCTTTATTAGCTAAAATTGCGCTTTACGCTGCTGGTTATTCACTTCGTTGGGAACTAAATACGTCTAATCCGGGTGTAGTTTCTCGCCGTTCGGATAATGCAAGAGTAAGAGAGCTGTATCAGATTGCAGATAATGCTTGCGCGGCTATCATAACAGGTGGTACTAAAAGTCTTGTACAAAGCCAAAGTGGAAAGAGTGGATTCGAAGCTCTATGGTTCAATTTTGATCGTAGGAATTTTGGTGCAGTCAATTCAGAAATGCTTTGGCATATTGCATCTCTTGGACAGAATACCAATTCTGCATTTCAGGTCTATGCACATCCTGGTTATCGTGGTGGTGTCTTTGGATCTCGTTCTTCACAACAGATGATTTTACCATCTTACTACTTGTCTTTCAATCAAAATGATACACGTAGAGATGTGACTTGTACATCTTATAGCGTTTATTTTCTGGAAAGCGGAGGTACAGGCGATACCTTTGTAGATGTAGGTACAACTTACTCTGCAATTATGCCAGGCAAGTTTAGACTGTCTTGGAGTGTGGAACCGCAGGCTGCTGCTGACAGAAACCTTAATATTCCATTGCTGAGATATGCTGATGTTCTATTGATGTATGCAGAAACTCAAAATTATCTTAATAATGGTCCTACAGCTGCTGCCAATGCTGCGTTAACAGCCGTACGTACAAGAGCTGGCATTGGTTCATTACCATTACCATCCGGGCAAGCCGACTTTTTGAAAGCTATTGTTCAGGAAAGAAAATGGGAGTTTGCAGGCGAGTTTATGCTTCGTACAGATCTTATCAGAACCAATAGTTTAACTACTGAAATCGAGGCTACTAGACAGGATATGAAAGACCTGACTAGAAGAATAGGTAAATATGCCAATGTTGCTACTTACAGACTGTACAAATTCCACAAAAATTCTCAGGTATATGGTGACCCGTTTTTAGCTTTACCTTATATTGATATCACGGATCCAACCGAAATTGCGACGATCAAAAATGTTCCTACCAGTTCAGCAAATTATGCAGCTTATCAAACTGCATTGAGAGCGATTGTGGCAGCACACGGACAGCCAACTTCAACAGAAGATAAATGGTATCCTACACAAATGTTTGAGGCTTATACCAGCACATTTAACGGAAATGCGAGAAAAGCTGTAGGGTTTGGCGCCGGATTCAACGTTTTGGGAATGGGTAATAATATGTATTCAAAAGCGTTTGGTTATGCTGAGAACGGAAATGCTTATCCTGGTTGGGTAGAGTCTGCTAATGATGGTTTATTCTTCGGATTCCAGACCAACAAAACAGAATTGTTGCCATTTGCAGCTGCGTCTGCAGGACACCCAATGATAGATAACCCAAATCTGACCCAATTACCAGGCTACTAA
- a CDS encoding sugar isomerase produces the protein MIIGKDIIEQNNKNEVENFNSDFAYLSDKLTKSGANVSEIVNKIADFQVAIPSWALGAGGTRFGRFSYGGEPSSLEQKLDDVGLIHALTHSAGAISLHIPWDIPSDVAAIKEKAASHGLIFDAMNSNTFQDQPNAKQSYKFGSLNAVNEDARAYAVEHNKEVIRIGKELDSKSLTVWLADGASFPGQLNFQTALSKTEQSLKEIYAGMPEDWKLFIEYKPYEPNFYSTTIQDWGTSFMLANACGDRAYTLVDLGHHLPNSNIEQIVATLMYKGKLGGFHFNDSKYGDDDLTVGSIKPYALFLIFNELVYGIENNPQNPYPAWMIDASHNIKDPLEDLIQSLEAILIAYAQALLVNQKALKDAQLNNDVVRAQEILQNAYRTDVRPLLKAARLQTGAALDPIAAYRNLKVRETLISERGLNVKATGL, from the coding sequence ATGATTATAGGAAAAGATATCATTGAACAAAATAATAAAAACGAGGTTGAAAATTTCAATTCAGACTTCGCATATTTATCAGATAAATTAACAAAATCAGGAGCAAACGTTTCTGAAATTGTCAACAAAATTGCTGACTTCCAAGTAGCAATTCCAAGTTGGGCTTTGGGAGCAGGCGGAACACGTTTCGGAAGATTTTCTTACGGCGGCGAGCCCTCTTCTTTAGAACAAAAATTAGATGATGTAGGATTAATTCACGCTTTAACACATTCTGCAGGAGCTATTTCATTACATATTCCTTGGGATATTCCGAGTGATGTTGCAGCGATTAAAGAAAAAGCAGCCTCTCACGGATTGATTTTCGATGCGATGAATTCAAACACATTCCAGGATCAGCCGAACGCAAAACAATCGTACAAATTTGGTTCGTTAAATGCGGTAAATGAAGATGCAAGAGCTTACGCAGTAGAGCATAACAAAGAAGTCATCAGAATCGGGAAAGAATTAGACTCAAAAAGTTTAACCGTTTGGTTGGCAGACGGAGCAAGTTTCCCGGGACAGTTGAATTTCCAGACCGCTTTGTCAAAAACTGAACAAAGTTTAAAAGAAATCTACGCAGGAATGCCGGAAGACTGGAAATTATTCATCGAATATAAACCTTACGAACCGAATTTCTATTCAACAACCATCCAGGATTGGGGAACATCTTTTATGCTGGCAAACGCTTGCGGAGATAGAGCCTATACTTTGGTAGATTTAGGTCATCATTTACCAAACTCAAACATTGAGCAAATCGTTGCAACTTTGATGTACAAAGGTAAATTAGGAGGTTTCCATTTCAACGACAGCAAATATGGAGATGATGATTTAACGGTAGGTTCCATCAAACCTTATGCATTATTCCTGATTTTCAATGAACTGGTGTACGGAATAGAGAACAATCCTCAAAACCCTTATCCGGCTTGGATGATTGATGCAAGTCACAACATCAAAGATCCGTTAGAAGATTTAATTCAGTCTTTAGAAGCGATTTTAATTGCTTATGCACAGGCACTTTTAGTTAATCAAAAAGCATTAAAAGATGCTCAGTTGAACAACGACGTGGTTCGTGCGCAGGAAATTTTGCAGAATGCTTACAGAACAGACGTGCGTCCGTTATTAAAAGCGGCAAGATTACAGACAGGTGCTGCATTAGACCCAATTGCAGCGTACAGAAACCTTAAAGTAAGAGAAACATTAATCTCTGAAAGAGGTCTGAATGTAAAAGCAACAGGATTATAA
- a CDS encoding FGGY-family carbohydrate kinase: protein MSKKKVTIVFDIGKTNKKFFLFDKNYQEVVREYTELPLTTDEDGYPTEDLPALQNWIKENFHNILENDEYEVKAINFSTYGASFVHLDQKGNVLTPLYNYTKPMDQEILDLFYEKHGDKLKISRETASPQAGMLNSGLQLFWLKYKHPEVFKKIRYSLHLPQYLSYLFTGICVSEFTSIGCHTNLWDYDKNDYHNWVYEEEIDVLLPPIVPTSASINTSYRNKKIKIGVGIHDSSSALLPYILSKKDPFLLLSTGTWSISLNPFNDESLTDEDIENNCLNYMRIDGKRVKASRFFMGNEYRIQVEKLCTYYGKEYGAHREVQFDQDLYLHLMKHKAVYFRFEGIILKRKMITETDLNSFSTFEEAYHQLMIELMDLQIHTITNAIGNSEIKNIYIDGGFTDNDVFMKLMSHHFQHYNVMSTHSPLGSALGASMVISNKKIDETFLQQHYQMKVLQPLIFNL from the coding sequence ATGTCCAAAAAGAAAGTAACCATTGTATTTGATATTGGAAAGACCAATAAAAAATTCTTTTTATTTGATAAGAATTATCAAGAAGTTGTTAGGGAATATACAGAATTGCCTCTGACAACGGACGAAGATGGTTATCCCACAGAAGACCTTCCGGCTTTGCAAAATTGGATCAAAGAAAATTTTCATAACATCCTTGAAAATGATGAATATGAAGTAAAAGCTATTAATTTTTCCACTTACGGAGCAAGTTTTGTACATCTGGATCAAAAAGGAAATGTTCTCACGCCTTTATACAATTACACCAAACCAATGGATCAAGAGATTCTTGATCTGTTCTATGAAAAGCACGGTGACAAATTGAAAATTTCCCGTGAAACAGCTTCTCCACAAGCAGGAATGCTCAATTCCGGTTTACAGTTGTTTTGGTTAAAATATAAGCATCCTGAAGTTTTTAAGAAAATCCGTTACAGTCTGCATTTGCCACAATATTTATCCTATTTATTTACTGGAATTTGCGTGTCGGAATTTACTTCAATCGGCTGTCATACCAATCTTTGGGATTATGATAAAAATGATTACCACAATTGGGTTTATGAAGAAGAAATTGATGTTTTGTTACCACCAATTGTACCAACCTCTGCGAGTATCAATACGTCTTACAGAAATAAAAAAATTAAAATCGGTGTTGGGATCCACGATAGTTCTTCAGCATTGTTACCATACATTTTAAGCAAAAAGGATCCCTTTTTATTGTTATCAACAGGAACCTGGAGCATTTCTCTCAATCCATTTAATGATGAAAGTCTGACTGATGAAGATATCGAAAATAATTGTCTCAATTATATGCGAATCGACGGAAAACGTGTGAAAGCTTCTCGTTTTTTTATGGGAAATGAATATAGGATTCAGGTTGAGAAGTTGTGTACTTACTATGGCAAAGAATATGGGGCTCACAGAGAAGTTCAGTTTGATCAGGATTTGTATCTACATTTGATGAAGCACAAAGCGGTTTATTTCCGTTTCGAAGGTATTATTTTGAAAAGAAAAATGATTACAGAAACCGACCTGAATTCGTTTTCAACATTTGAAGAAGCTTATCATCAACTGATGATAGAACTGATGGATTTACAGATTCACACAATAACGAATGCTATTGGAAACTCAGAAATCAAAAATATTTATATCGATGGCGGATTCACGGATAATGATGTCTTTATGAAGCTGATGTCGCATCATTTCCAGCATTACAATGTGATGTCCACGCATTCTCCGCTTGGGTCAGCTTTGGGTGCTTCGATGGTCATCTCGAATAAGAAAATAGACGAAACATTTCTACAGCAACATTATCAGATGAAAGTGCTTCAACCGTTAATTTTTAATCTATAA
- a CDS encoding bifunctional aldolase/short-chain dehydrogenase, producing the protein MNKVKTFKYVDYLWDDEKAASFGDDQVALFLYRSNILGADLRITNYGGGNTSCKTIEKDPLTNEEVEVMWVKGSGGDIGTLTRKGIAGLYTERLRNLKNVYEGLADEDRMVGLFNHCIYDLDSKAPSIDTPLHGLLPFKHIDHLHPDALIAVAAAKDSQAVTKEIWGDTMGWVPWQKPGFDLGLQLEKCLNDNPGIRGIVLGSHGLFTWGDTSYESYINSLEVIEMASEYIAKKIEEKGQVFGGQKVESLPADERKEKAAQIMPLLRGLASSENRMVGHFTDSDVVLEYINSNDLERLAPLGTSCPDHFLRTKIQPLVLTLDKNEDLTDSKAILEKLNPLFEQYRQEYKDYYETCKHPNSPAMRDPNPVIIIYPGVGMFSFSKDKQTTRVASEFYVNAINVMRGAEAISEYTSLPRQEAFDIEYWLLEEAKLQRMPKEKPLSRKIAIVTGAGGGIGQAIADKMVAEGAVVVYTDLNTEAVESATSKYNKDQAVAVQCDVTSEEAIANAFKETVLAFGGVDIIVHSAGLAISKSLEDTTTKDWDLLENVLVKGQFLMSKSGVEIMKKQNLGGDIVNIASKNGLVAGPNNVAYGTAKAAQQHMTRLLAAELAADKIRVNVVNPDGVIVGSKIWEGSWAEGRAKANGITVEELPAFYAKRNLLNEIILPEDIANGVFACVAILDKSTGNIINVDGGMANAFPR; encoded by the coding sequence ATGAATAAAGTAAAAACATTCAAATACGTAGACTATTTGTGGGATGATGAAAAAGCAGCATCTTTCGGAGATGACCAGGTTGCTTTATTTTTATACCGTTCAAACATCTTGGGGGCAGATCTTAGAATCACCAATTATGGAGGCGGAAACACAAGCTGTAAAACCATCGAGAAAGACCCTTTAACGAACGAAGAAGTTGAGGTAATGTGGGTAAAAGGTTCAGGTGGTGACATCGGAACGTTGACAAGAAAAGGGATTGCTGGTTTGTACACAGAAAGATTGAGAAATCTTAAAAATGTATATGAAGGTTTGGCAGACGAAGACAGAATGGTTGGGCTTTTCAATCACTGTATTTACGATTTGGACAGCAAAGCACCTTCAATTGATACGCCACTTCACGGACTTCTTCCATTCAAACATATCGATCACCTTCATCCGGACGCTCTAATTGCCGTAGCTGCAGCAAAAGACAGTCAGGCAGTGACTAAAGAAATCTGGGGCGATACAATGGGGTGGGTTCCTTGGCAAAAACCAGGTTTTGACTTAGGTTTACAGTTAGAAAAATGTTTAAACGATAATCCTGGAATCAGAGGAATCGTTTTGGGAAGCCACGGTCTGTTCACTTGGGGAGACACTTCTTACGAATCTTATATCAACAGTTTGGAAGTGATTGAAATGGCTTCTGAATATATCGCTAAAAAAATCGAAGAAAAAGGTCAGGTTTTTGGCGGACAAAAAGTAGAATCTTTACCAGCTGACGAACGTAAAGAAAAAGCAGCTCAGATTATGCCTTTACTAAGAGGTTTAGCTTCTTCCGAAAACAGAATGGTGGGTCATTTCACAGACAGCGATGTGGTGTTGGAATACATCAACAGTAATGATTTGGAAAGATTGGCTCCGCTTGGAACCTCTTGTCCTGATCACTTCTTAAGAACTAAGATTCAGCCTTTAGTTTTAACTTTAGATAAAAACGAAGATTTAACAGATTCTAAAGCGATTTTAGAAAAATTAAATCCACTTTTCGAGCAATACAGACAGGAATATAAAGACTATTACGAAACTTGTAAGCATCCAAACAGCCCTGCGATGCGTGATCCGAATCCGGTAATCATCATTTATCCGGGAGTGGGAATGTTCAGTTTCTCAAAAGATAAGCAAACAACACGTGTTGCAAGCGAGTTTTATGTGAACGCAATCAACGTAATGAGAGGTGCTGAAGCTATTTCTGAATACACATCATTACCAAGACAGGAAGCTTTCGACATCGAATATTGGTTATTAGAAGAGGCAAAACTTCAGAGAATGCCAAAAGAAAAACCATTGTCAAGAAAAATTGCTATCGTAACCGGAGCCGGAGGCGGAATCGGACAGGCAATTGCTGATAAAATGGTTGCTGAAGGTGCTGTTGTCGTTTATACAGATTTAAATACAGAAGCGGTAGAATCTGCAACTTCAAAATATAACAAAGACCAGGCGGTTGCTGTTCAGTGTGATGTGACGAGTGAAGAAGCGATTGCCAACGCTTTCAAAGAAACTGTTTTGGCTTTTGGTGGAGTAGATATCATCGTTCATTCAGCTGGTTTGGCGATTTCTAAATCATTGGAAGACACGACTACAAAAGACTGGGATTTGCTGGAAAATGTTTTGGTAAAAGGTCAGTTCCTGATGTCAAAAAGCGGTGTAGAAATTATGAAAAAGCAAAATTTGGGTGGCGACATCGTAAATATTGCAAGTAAAAATGGTTTGGTTGCAGGCCCAAATAACGTGGCTTACGGAACGGCAAAAGCAGCGCAACAGCATATGACGAGACTATTGGCGGCAGAATTGGCAGCAGATAAAATCCGTGTGAATGTGGTAAATCCTGACGGCGTAATCGTTGGAAGCAAAATCTGGGAAGGTTCTTGGGCAGAAGGCCGTGCAAAAGCCAACGGAATCACCGTTGAAGAATTGCCTGCATTCTACGCAAAAAGAAACCTTTTAAACGAAATTATTCTTCCGGAAGATATCGCCAACGGAGTGTTTGCCTGTGTAGCGATTTTAGATAAATCTACAGGAAATATCATCAATGTAGACGGTGGAATGGCAAATGCGTTCCCGAGATAA
- a CDS encoding GntR family transcriptional regulator, translating to MSEILEIQINENSRVPKYKQIVDSILNGIDAGDIKIGEKIPSINELSESCFLSRDTVEKAYKELRKRQIIESVKGKGYYISRINKSDSINIFFLINKSSTYKMMIYNYFVDAIGSKGNVEMYIYHCDETLFINALKKNLGVYDYYVIMPHFRDENSKHTSSTKEVIDIIEKIPKNKLLLLDNTKPNISGEYGTIFQDFEHDIYNALKEGLEKIKKYEKLILVYPAKSVHPYPFRIVHGFEQFCKDYKLDYEILDEVYPDMELQDKDLFITIQERDLVNLVKQIRQKNLKLGEDIGIISYNETPLKELLGITVVTTDFKAMAESAAYMVLKNKKEQVNNVFKFIERESL from the coding sequence ATGTCTGAAATATTAGAAATTCAAATCAATGAAAATTCCAGAGTGCCAAAATATAAACAGATTGTGGACTCTATACTTAATGGAATTGACGCCGGAGACATCAAAATCGGGGAAAAAATCCCGTCCATCAATGAGCTGAGTGAATCCTGTTTTCTCTCTAGAGACACGGTGGAAAAGGCTTACAAAGAACTAAGAAAAAGACAAATCATCGAGTCTGTAAAAGGGAAAGGTTACTACATCTCGAGAATCAATAAGAGTGACAGCATCAACATCTTTTTTCTGATTAATAAGTCCAGTACTTACAAAATGATGATTTATAATTATTTTGTGGATGCGATTGGCAGTAAAGGTAATGTGGAAATGTATATTTATCACTGCGACGAAACACTCTTCATCAATGCCTTGAAAAAGAATCTCGGCGTCTATGATTATTATGTGATAATGCCGCACTTCCGCGACGAAAACTCCAAGCATACAAGCTCTACAAAAGAAGTTATTGACATCATCGAAAAAATCCCGAAGAACAAACTTCTGCTTCTGGATAATACCAAACCGAATATCTCCGGCGAATACGGAACGATTTTTCAGGATTTTGAGCACGATATTTACAACGCATTAAAGGAAGGTCTTGAAAAAATAAAAAAATATGAAAAACTGATTCTGGTTTATCCTGCAAAATCGGTTCATCCCTACCCTTTCCGCATTGTTCACGGGTTTGAACAATTCTGCAAAGATTATAAACTGGACTATGAAATTCTGGACGAAGTTTACCCTGATATGGAACTGCAGGATAAAGACCTTTTCATCACCATCCAAGAGCGCGATTTGGTAAATCTTGTTAAGCAAATCCGACAGAAAAATCTGAAATTAGGTGAAGACATTGGCATTATTTCCTATAACGAAACACCTCTGAAAGAACTATTGGGAATCACCGTCGTCACAACGGATTTCAAAGCGATGGCAGAGTCTGCAGCTTATATGGTTTTGAAAAATAAAAAAGAACAGGTGAATAATGTTTTCAAATTTATTGAGAGAGAATCTCTGTGA
- a CDS encoding alpha-hydroxy acid oxidase → MSFPFDTKYASLELLIEKAKKRMPRFAFEYLDGGCNENINRDRNTTELREVLLRPRYLDNNFAEANMETELFGVKYSAPFGISPVGLQGLMWPNAPEILAKAAFKHNIPFILSTVTTSSIERIAELTEGKAWYQLYHPREEWLRDDILNRCEASGYDVLCVLSDVPTFGYRAKEIRNGLAMPPQLNFRNVSQALAKPQWCLEMLKHGVPSFKTMDKYMDNNMNVKQLGQFMNSTFSGRLNSDRLKQIRDKWKGKLVIKGVASDEDAAEAVRLGFDGMIISNHGGRQLDAGESTIAVVKEISEKYKNQIKVMMDSGVRTGPDVARALSCGAEFTFMGRTFMYAVGALGEKGGDHIIEMLKMQFRQVMEQVCCEKPEDLQNFRVK, encoded by the coding sequence ATGTCATTTCCATTTGATACCAAATATGCATCGCTTGAACTTTTAATTGAAAAGGCAAAAAAAAGAATGCCTCGTTTCGCTTTCGAATATCTGGATGGCGGTTGTAATGAGAATATTAATCGAGATAGAAATACAACTGAATTAAGAGAAGTTTTACTTCGTCCGCGCTATTTGGATAACAATTTTGCTGAAGCCAATATGGAAACGGAATTATTTGGTGTCAAATATTCTGCACCATTCGGGATTTCACCTGTTGGATTGCAAGGTTTGATGTGGCCCAATGCTCCGGAGATTTTGGCGAAAGCCGCTTTCAAACATAATATTCCATTCATTCTAAGTACCGTTACAACAAGCAGTATCGAAAGAATTGCTGAATTGACCGAAGGAAAAGCGTGGTATCAGTTATATCATCCAAGAGAAGAATGGTTACGTGACGACATTCTAAATCGTTGCGAAGCTTCTGGTTATGATGTGCTTTGCGTATTGTCCGATGTTCCGACGTTTGGTTACAGAGCCAAGGAAATCCGAAATGGTTTGGCAATGCCTCCTCAATTGAATTTCAGAAATGTTTCTCAGGCTTTGGCAAAACCTCAATGGTGTCTTGAAATGCTGAAACACGGTGTTCCGAGTTTCAAAACGATGGATAAGTATATGGATAATAATATGAACGTGAAACAGTTGGGACAGTTTATGAACTCGACTTTTTCCGGCAGATTGAATTCAGATAGATTAAAACAAATCCGTGATAAATGGAAGGGAAAATTAGTGATTAAAGGTGTTGCTTCCGATGAAGATGCGGCGGAAGCTGTTCGTCTCGGTTTCGACGGAATGATTATTTCCAACCACGGTGGAAGGCAGTTGGACGCTGGGGAATCTACAATTGCTGTGGTAAAAGAAATCAGTGAAAAATATAAAAATCAAATCAAAGTAATGATGGACAGCGGTGTGAGAACCGGTCCTGATGTGGCGCGTGCCTTGAGTTGTGGCGCCGAATTTACCTTTATGGGCAGAACGTTTATGTACGCTGTAGGTGCTTTAGGAGAAAAGGGCGGTGATCATATTATCGAGATGCTCAAGATGCAATTCCGACAAGTGATGGAGCAGGTTTGCTGTGAGAAACCTGAAGATTTACAAAATTTCAGAGTAAAATAA
- a CDS encoding polysaccharide lyase family 1 protein produces the protein MKKIAIIVISYLSICCQSQNLENARTIRPKTIAFPGAEGFGKFAKGARASAKPEVYIVSNLNDRGKGSFRDAVSQPGRFVVFSVDGIVELKSPVTVSKNITIAGQTAPGKGIFLYGEKVSFSGADDTIARYLKIRLGNKNKPSNNTDASGISNGKNIMLDHLSISWSMDEVFSINWDKRGTEPDSITLQNSIIAQGLHLYNHSAGGLIQTNGSISIIKSLYASNKTRNPKVKGKNEFVNNIIYNFGNLGNKNGHTVSGDGYIMGGSVQKSEVNIINNYFIGGPLTLEDRKTPFSRGTNTFHLYESGNYFDNNKNGILDGQLVPHNSEGFPGETPVVFMDSPFQYPFAKTDLSATQAFDDVIKNAGASFPKRDDVDELIISEVQSLGKKGIYVFTENDLPLSNNGIDDFLKIDALKDSDSDGIPDVAELKMGLDPNDSSDALKFNKTQSNYLNIEVYVNDLVR, from the coding sequence ATGAAAAAAATAGCAATTATCGTCATTTCGTATTTATCTATTTGTTGTCAATCCCAAAATCTTGAGAATGCCAGGACAATCCGTCCAAAAACGATTGCTTTCCCCGGAGCGGAAGGTTTTGGAAAATTTGCAAAAGGTGCGAGAGCGTCAGCAAAACCAGAAGTTTATATTGTTAGCAATCTGAATGATCGTGGTAAAGGTTCTTTTCGCGACGCTGTGAGCCAGCCCGGGCGATTTGTAGTTTTCTCTGTTGATGGAATTGTCGAGTTGAAAAGTCCGGTTACGGTTTCTAAAAACATTACAATTGCGGGACAGACCGCGCCGGGAAAAGGTATTTTTCTCTATGGTGAAAAAGTGTCTTTCAGCGGAGCCGATGATACCATTGCCAGATATTTGAAAATACGTCTCGGGAATAAGAATAAACCATCCAATAATACCGATGCTTCCGGAATATCGAACGGTAAAAATATAATGCTAGACCATCTTTCAATTTCCTGGTCAATGGACGAGGTTTTTTCCATCAACTGGGACAAGCGCGGCACAGAACCTGACAGTATTACGCTTCAGAATTCGATTATTGCGCAGGGATTGCATCTCTATAATCATTCGGCAGGTGGATTGATTCAGACGAATGGTAGCATTAGCATTATCAAATCACTTTATGCCAGCAACAAAACCCGTAATCCGAAAGTGAAGGGTAAAAATGAGTTTGTCAATAATATCATTTACAATTTCGGAAATCTTGGCAACAAGAACGGTCATACCGTTTCGGGTGATGGCTACATTATGGGCGGTTCTGTGCAGAAATCTGAAGTTAATATCATCAACAATTATTTTATAGGGGGACCACTGACTTTGGAAGACCGTAAAACACCGTTCAGCAGAGGAACAAACACTTTTCATCTTTATGAATCCGGGAATTATTTTGACAACAATAAAAACGGCATTTTGGATGGTCAATTGGTTCCTCATAATTCCGAAGGTTTTCCGGGTGAAACGCCTGTTGTTTTTATGGATTCACCATTTCAATATCCTTTTGCAAAAACAGATTTATCTGCTACGCAGGCGTTTGATGATGTCATCAAAAATGCCGGCGCCAGCTTTCCAAAACGTGATGATGTCGATGAGTTGATTATTTCGGAAGTTCAATCCTTGGGAAAAAAGGGAATCTATGTTTTCACCGAAAATGATTTGCCGCTAAGCAATAATGGCATTGACGATTTCCTAAAGATTGATGCTTTGAAAGATTCGGATTCTGATGGCATTCCCGATGTTGCTGAACTGAAAATGGGACTTGATCCTAATGATTCATCTGATGCATTGAAATTCAATAAAACGCAAAGCAATTATCTCAATATCGAAGTTTATGTCAATGACTTGGTGCGTTAA